The window AATAATGAGAAGAGAGAAATCAAAATCTCAGGtcaaataaacaggaaaacaactgaAGACATGAAACCGTCCCgtttaaaacagaacaaaactgaaacacagcagcaaagaaacaaactgtGGATCACAATCAGTCCTGTTCATCTAAAATAATCTGATGATGAGGCTCCTCcattaaaaaagatttaaatcaCAATATATTACAAAGTGATCATGATCCTGACACCAACATGGACAATATGCAGACAGCAGAAGACTGAACTGTGATCAATGAATCATGTCTGGATTAAATCCTTTCAGTGACTCAGAGAGTTTTTCCAACcagcaggaaaagaaagatTTCAGGTTTGTTGAGTGAGACGATCGTCAGGAATGGAAATGTTGTACGAATCTATTCAAGAGGCTGTTTGGAGGAAGTTGAAGTATTTTAAGCTTGTTTCaatctttcaaattaaaagccacAGAGCTGTACAGTTATACTGCTTTAACATAACAAGAACAAATATATTCATATAGAAAAtatttaattccttttttttgtttccatgtgaaacttaaacaatgcagcagtttttttcagaaacaaaacattacactgaccagaaagaaaaaaaattgaggaCACTTTTTTTCGTTATTGACACTAGTTGAtattttttatgtgtttgtgttttcctgacaatacaaaatgcaaataaatcttTTCAAAACACTTCATGGGATGTAACATGATTTGTTTTATCCTggtaaaatgaagaaaatagtTTTAAATTAATCTTTTTAAGTCAGTAATTTAAACAAGAACTGAtacaatcaagaaaaaaactgtttataaACCATTAGATGCCTGCATTGGAGAGGCAATAAActgatatttgatgatttactTGTGTCAGCCCATGTTTAACTGGAAAAGTTTTCCAATTATTTCAATCAGAtcaaacttttttctcttcatctcttTTGTTCTTTAGTTTGTTATAAATGTGTGAACCTGTCTGAACATCACAGAGTAATCTCAGCCTGACAGACGGTGAGAGTCGTGGTTTTGGCTCCAGCAGATGGTCCAACACCGAAATAAGGGAAGAGTTTCTCAGTGAAAGTGTCTTTGTGAGTGTAGATGTGACTCAGGTCTCCAGAGTCGTAGAAGGACACCTCCCCCCTGTCATAGTCCAGCTGGACTCTGATCCTCTGGAGACTCTCCTTCACTCTGACTGGCTGACCATCACCATTAGTGTATTTTCCATCACCATGCCATAAACACCAGGTTCCATATTTTGGGGAAGCAGAtctctctcccctcctgtcAACTGACTCTTTCGCCAATCCAACAACCCACACTGGAAGatctcccacctccacctcccagcTGTGTTTCCCTGAGCTGAAGCCCTCAGAGCCCAGGACATAACAATACTTAGTGAATCTCTCTGGATTATCAGGAAGCTTCTGCCGAGTGTCTCCATATCTCACACTGGTCAGATCATCAGACAGGTAGAgccagcccgctgcagtgtttGGGTCCAGAATGAGAGGAGTGAAGTGGACCAGGTCCTTCATCTTGCTCCAGACTGAGAAGGACAGGTTTCCCAGGTGTTTGGCCACATCTATGAGCAGTCCTGAGGGCAGCTGTGGATCTGACAGTGAGCACTGGGCTCTGGCTCGGCTCTGAGcgtctctggagctgctgaggaacGCCCCGCtggctttctgcagctctgcttcaaCAGCAGCCATGCAGTCTGAGAGGGAGGAGAtctgctcctccatcctcttcatctctctgctcaCACGCTCTgccttctgctcctcttcctccctcagagCTGCCAGTCtggactcctcttcctctctcaggaaCTGGTGCAGCTTGTTGAACTGGGCTCTGATCTGCCTCTCTGTGGACTCCAGCTGCTTCTTGGACTCTTGGACCACGTCCCTGTatgttttctgcagctgttgGTATTTCTCCCTCTTGTCCTGCAGAGACTTGAAGTCACATCTCAGCGTCTCCTTCAGATCCTTCACTGCTTCTTCTACAGGAATCACTCTGTGGCTGCTGTCATGAGGAAAATGGCAGACAGTACACAAagctctctgctcctgcacacAGAACAGTCTGGGCTCTTCTTGGTGTTCACGAcacaccagctcctcctccttgtccctctcttctccctcaGATGATCCAGATTTCTGTCTGCCAGCAAAGGAGTCTGCCAGCTCCTTCAGAGCAAAGTTCACATTCAGATTGTCTTTGGAGGATTTTCTTTGACAAATCGGACAGTTTTTGTTTCCAGTTTTTTCCCAGAATTGTTTCAGGCAGCTTGAACAGAAGCTGTGGttacagctcagagacacaGGATCTCTGAATGTCTCTAAACACACATGGCAGGTCAGGTATTTCTCAACAGCAGTAATTTTTTCAGCCATTTCTTCTTAAACCTTCAGCAGGACTCACCAGCTCACAGTCTCTTCAGGTTTACACCTAAAATCctccagttgtgtgtttttcagtagAAATCTCACAGCTTAAGACGAGTCGCTGCTCCGATCAACAAAATACTTTCACTTTCGTTTTAACTGATGGGAGGAGTCAGCAGAAAGTCATCATAACTACATTCAGATCACTGCTGTAAATATGTACAGagatcaaacagctgcagcaacaaaaCCACAATTGAGCCACAGCAGAGTTAAGATAAGCAGCCTttacaacaagaaaaacatgatgaaataagAAAACTCTTCATAACTCAGACATTTATGAAATGTTTGGTCAGCCTGGTTCTTTAGTTTATTACTTCCACTCACTTTCAGcctgtttcagttttatttttctcttgggaattcattcattcactgaaaaTTTCTCAATATAATCAGATcttaggacttttttttttaagtaatatGTTTCGTCATCTAATGATTAAAAACCATAAATAGTTCAATGAACTGTTCCACCATATTTTAAAAGTGGAGAGTTATATCATCCAGGATAATgcagagagtttttttttatttatctgcaAATATGTCaaggaaatgtgtgaaaatacaTGATGAAGCTGCAGGGTTGTGGTGATAGTTCCAGACTGATGCAGTGAGAGTAACAGTCAGCATGAGTCAGTGATgtaggaggagatgaagagtcAAACAGAGAaggaacagtgtgtgtgaagagcagagacacacactgtgagagcagctgaaacagaggCAGATGGATTTAGTGCAcaactgacagcagcaggcaggtcactgaatgaatggatgaaaagcagagaaaggaTCATCTTCTAAAGACTGATCTCTTCCttcagctgtgaagaactgAGTCCACTGGACAGAGAAGGCAGCTGGGTTCCTCTGTCTGACTCATCCTGAAGACAAGCAGCTGTGAAGGAAGAGTTTTACTGGAAGAAACAACATCCAGGAAGATCatgtgaaagaagaaaactcTGGACTGTCTGTTAAAGTGGGAGCTGatcagatttgatttgatttgatttatttggatccccattagcatggcaatgccaaagctattcttcctggggtccatacaaCATCTTCACAATGTGTCAGTGCAGCCACATTATCTACAAAACAATCCATAAGCAAattccaaacaaaacaaaaacaccaaaaaatacataacacaacaacaaacaaacaaactataCAAGACCGCTCCCAGGTCAGCAGagatacacaacattcacatatcATATCTACGTAGATCCACACATATTATGCACATTGgtcacacaaaaactcaaatcttTTGCCCTTTCATCTTACACCTAAACGCCCTTGAAGCAAAAACCCTGATGtaacaattaaaattcaaatcagaTTTGACAGTCACCCATTCATTTACTGTTTATGCCAGAAACCATTTCTGTTGCAAAGGTGCAATTTTAAGTAATACTTGTGATTCCAGTTGACCCATATTAAGTCTCTATTATACACAGATGTTTTTTgaccaacttcttgaaaatgattttgctgttttcttgtgtaaTGTTTTCTGGTAGTTTATTCCATTCTTGCATAGCTCTATACATAACCATTCGTttaactgtatttgtttttgatttaggtaATAATTTACTCTGGTGGCATGTCTGGTTGCATAGCTATGTCTAGCTGaactaaaatatacatttttatacaagattgatggttttttttgtgattaaaatgtttctaaagaaaACCAGTAACAAATACAATAATTTTTCCTTTACCAGTAACCAGTCCAAACACTTGTGCATAGCTATGATATTCGTTCTGTAACCACAATGCAAAGCTATTCTTGCTGCTCTATTTTGTAcaatttgcaacttttttatattttcttgtgaCGTACTAGATCAGATTACTGGACAGTAGTCTAGAACTGATAATACTAAAGATTGCAAGACTAGTTTAATTACACTTAGTGACATGAAAGCTGCACAccttttcacaacagaaacagcacttcCCATCCTGGATACCATCTTATCAATATGTCTCGTCCATGATAATCTATTATCTAACACAACACCAAgtaattttgtttcttgtaCTTGTTTTACAGGCACATTATTTATAAAAAGATTCAATTCAGGCTGTTCTTGTAAAGTATATGTTATACCAAATATAATACTGTTTGTCTTCAATACATTAAGTATCAACTTATTTTTCCTTATCCATTCCACCACAGATAGCACTTCCTGCTGTAGGGACGTATTTAGCTCTGAGCATTTAGGTGCCGACAACCAAATTGTagaatcatctgcatacattgaTACAGCAGCCTTATCTAGCACTAGTGGTAAATCATTTGTATAGATTGTGTATAATAACGGTCCCAAACAGCTCCCTGAGGCACTCCACAGCTGACCTCCCTCTCATCAGAGCAACTGCCATTGAAGAAAACctgttgttttctatttgttaaataactttTCAACCATAACATTGATGACTGTGAAAACCCATAAcattctaactttttaatcaatatttcatgGTCAATAATATCAAAAGCAGCTGTAAAGTCCAGCATAACTGCTCCTACTAATTTCTGTTGTTCTATATCCATTAACCAATCATCTGTCATCTGAGCTTGGGCAGTCGCTGCGGAGTGGCCCTTCCTGTATGCATGTTGGTAATCCGTGGTTAAATTATTTAAGGGAAAATAAGTTCTAATTTGCTCACAGACCACAGtctccattattttatttaacacagGCAGTAGACTTATAGGACGACTATCAGGTtcagaaaatgactgttttgcatTCTTTGACAGAGGtgttatttttgcctttttccatTCTTGAGAACACAACATTTCTATCAAACTTTGGTTAATAATATGACAGATGCCTGGGGCAATCAAATCAGCCACCATTTTTAGAAGTTTACCGTCCAATCCATCAATACCTGGTGGCTTATCTTTACAATTTCTCAACATATTTTCTATATAACTAATATTTACAATATCAAAGTTAAATTTGCAATTTTTCCCTAACATTATTTTATCTCTCATTAATGAATATGATGATTCATTAGCTATGTCTTGAAAGTtatttcttaaattatttatttttttaataaaataattatttaggTAATTTGCTATCTCGGTTGGTTTGGTGAGAAAATATCCTTCTGTCTCCAAAAAAGATGGAGTAGGTCGATGATTCTTTCCCATCAGACTGTTAAGTGCACTCCATACTTTCTTACTATCATTCTTTATCTCGTTTATCCTCTTTTCATAATATAATTTCTTTCAGAGGCCAGTGGAGGAGCAGATCATGTCAGCTGCAGTCagtgactctgctgtgtgttactgtgctgtgaggcccacagtgacaggaaacagcacgACTGTAGTGAAAGCtgtggagcaaagacaacacaaccCTCCAGCAGAGGGACTCACACTGTTTCACTGCTGTGGCTGGACGCCACCAGTTAGAACTGAGGTTATTCAAGGAAAGTCACATCACCAATAAACACTTTCAAAGTGTAAAACGCAACAACTAACAACAACCACAACTATGAAACCACGCTCAGAAGAAGTTTCAGGGTTGATCCTCAGCTTCTGAATCATCAGAGaacaaagaaaagaggagaaatgtcTCCTGCTTCAGCTGAGAAACATCCTCAAACCAAAGGAAGACGCTGTGAAAACAGATTTGATGATTCCTCTTCCTTCCGTTCTCATCTGCAACAGCTTTCCCCCTCTTCACTTTCAACTGTCAGTAACTTAATGGACTTCTACAATTCAGCTCTCACCTCTATCCTGGATGTTCATGCCCCGCTAAAAACACGGACAGTAACCTTCTCCCGCTCTGCTCCATGGTTCACAAATGAGCTGAGACTGATGAAGAGATCCGGCCGTGTCCTGGAGCGTGCCTACAGAAAATCTGGCCTGACGGTGCGTCAGCTGGCTTACCGGGAACATCGCAGATCACATGCAAAAGCCCCCTCCAAGGCCAGGTCAGATCACTACTCCGCCCTCATCAACAATAGCCCAGGTAATTCCGAACAACTCTTTTCCACAATCAGCCATATTCTCAAACTGCAAATCACTCCTTATCACAAGCACACAGATACAAACTGCAACCGGTTTCTTGACTTCTTCACCACAAAAATTGACGacatctgctcctctctctcaccttcAAACAGCTCCTCCATTGACGTTCCTTcaacaccaaacacacaacagttaTCACACTTCACGCCCTCAACGCAGCAGGAGGTCGAGGAAATCATCTGCAAATCCaaaccctccacctgcccccttGACCCTCTCCCATCCCCTCTGCTCAAAGTTTAGAATCAATCCATTAGTCATGTCATAACAAAAATCATAAACGACTCATTGGCAAAAGGAATCGTCCCACCCACACTCAAAACTGCCGTTATAAAACCTGTTGTCAAAAAGCCCCCCTACATGCTTCTCCTTGGTCGTGTCGTCAGCAAGCATGGAATtaacttccattgctatgctgacgacacacaactcaacatcaaaatttcatccagcagctctcctggcccctctgtctcccccctcagctcctgcctggaggatataggggcgtggatgagtcaaaacttcctgcagcttaatggctcaaaaaaaaaagaagccattcAAAGCGGTACTCCTCATcagctccgctcctctcctctcacctctgtTTCATTCTTTGGTCACACcattcctctctccctctgttacaaaccttggggtcaagtttgacccccacctctcttttgacaatcatgtcgcctccatttgcaaaacatccttcttccacctccgtaacatttccagactacgttcctccctctccctccctgctgcagagaagcttgtccacgcctttgtttcttccaggctggactactgtaacaCACTCCTCATCGGGAgctctggcaggagcctccaaaagctccagtatgtacagaacagcgctgccagagtcctgatgagggtgaGGAAACATGAGCACATcacctccatccttcacacactccactggcttcccattcaggcccgtatagagtacaagatcctcctgcacacccatcactgtctgcacggtgcggcccccacctccctcactgaactgctcacaccacacacctctgcccggacccggtcaggccagcAGCACcgtctggttcagcccaggaCTCGGCTCAAAACCATGGGGGACCGGGcctttgaagctgcagctccccgtctgtggaacgctctcCCAGAACACCTcagggccccacagacggtggaCTCGtttaaaaaaggactgaagacctcCTTTTTTAGAAAGGCACACCAGCACTAATGTTGCTTTTAAAGTAtgctgtattgtaatgtttttaaccctgtgcttgttttttttttttttttttttttaaccctgtgcctattgtagcactttgagatttggttTCAAATGTAAAGTGTGGTACAAATAAaacctattattattattattatcattatgaCTGGATGTAAAACAGCACACAGAAGCTCAGAGTCTCTTTCTGGATCAACTAAAAAAAGATCCTCAGTGGGAAATCCTACTGGACTCATTTCAAAtatacaaaacattttttttttctgttctagTCTGAGACAGTTAAGAGTTGATCTAAAAAGATGTTGCTGTGGTCctcgagacacacacacacacacacacacacacacacacacacacacacacacacacacacacacacacacacaccttttcataTTCACTGCATGCACACCAACATCTAAAAAAGCAGCCAATTAAGAAAAGCTTCATATATTGCACATTCCTCTGTGATTTgtcatgttttcctctgcaggtctgctgccaTCACCGCAGGCGACACACCCTGACCAGACCTACAGGCAAACAGTTTTcaatcaataaaacatttcaaatgacaATCGTTGTGCAAATTCTTCATTATGTGCAAATTAGCTTCCTTAAAAGTGCTGTGAGCATTTTAAAGTGTTCTGTGGATGAGAAGAAAGTGCTCAATGTACAGTGGAGTGTCATTACCAGTAACGAACGGCGTGTTCCTTACAAACCGAGAATGTAATTACAGTGAAATAAGTTTGAGCCATTAGAACAACATTCTgccaataacataataaaagtTATTATATTAAGGAGTggctttttttaatcctttccaaatgaaataccTGCCGCGAACTGTAATGTGCATACACATATTTCTTGGAAAAGATTTTGAACACTTCATCCATCAAAAAAAGCATCATGGATGGAATAGCCATAAATTGGGGATATATATGGTTCGATCCTCTCTGTCAAGCGAAGTTGTAAAAAGATCTTTACAAATTTCGACTACATCACTGACGTTATAttagaaatgacaaaaattaCATTCTTGTTCGCAACAGGAGCCTCTGAAGCATTTCAAGgagaaaagacaagaagaaacGTCTGGATGGAAACAGACGCTCATGTTGTGGCAACTTGACACCTGATGGAGTTGGACGTGCTGGAAGGTGAAATCAAAGAGTCTCCAGGTCTCCCCTTTCAGGGTCTGAACGACAGACTGGGTCTCCTGAGCAGCGagctgaaacaacacaaacacacaacatctgATAACTAAAAACAATCCACAGAGGAAACCATCTGACAGGAAACAAGCCTCAAAGCTTGATGAATCctgacatctagcggccaaaggtTAGTACTACTGCTGTGAAGACAGCTGATGGATCcagacaattaaaaaataacttGAATATACTTCAAAAGTTTGTTTCTaaaggtaaattaaaaaaaaaaagttaaactctCGTGGATTTTAGATTTAGAGTCCACAATCTAAATGATatcaattatttatttgtttattttttcacaatttGGACTTCCAGCTTGTAAAAACCACgaaaacagcttttcaaaaaTTAGATTACCGTGGAGAAATCAGCCCAAATTTTGCGAGGCATGAATGTTGTTGGTTCAGAAGTGTTCTGTTCTGTATGATGAAGACTGCAGACTTGACAACTGGCCACTGGGATTACCTTTGCCACACCTTTCATAATTCAAGTGCCTTTCTCCATTCTTGCTCATGTGTCCAGTACACCGGGGGCCAAAACAATTTCCTTTCTCCAATAGAAAGTTGATTTTCTCCTGCTGCGTCTTCTTATTAAGCTATAAACACTCCTCCAATGAGTGCTGACAAGAGCTACACGTTTGAACCTGCTTCTTTGCAACTTTCCCATGAATTGCTAAGTCATCATGATTAGCCAGACTCATTGTGGTGGCAAAAGTGTTTCCTTTCACGTTTTGACTTGGATTAATTGGGAGTAGTTTACTTGGGATGTGCATCTAATATGGATGGTTCATTGTCCTTTGTCAAAAGGTTGACAGCTTTGGATGTTGGCTGTGGGTTTACCTTTTCTAGATCACAGTTCACACGATCTGCTCCTCTTTTGCAGTGTGACACTTGGAAGGTTATTTTACCAGATGTTGCAGCTAATTCAGCTTCTAACTCAAGCTGttctctccttcctcagagctgctgttccTGATCCTCCAGCTGATGTTTCGGCTTCAGAGCCAGAAACAGAGCTTTTTCAGCTTTCTCGGTCATCTGGCTAGCTCAGCTGGCTGCGCATGTGAATGAGTCTCCACTTTCAACCATTCAGCACTGGCCTGATTTCACCATGGACTTCGAACATGGCTGAGAGTCGTAAGAGTGCTGTAAACAGCGACGTGCACACACAGGTAAGCAG of the Salarias fasciatus chromosome 18, fSalaFa1.1, whole genome shotgun sequence genome contains:
- the LOC115405244 gene encoding nuclear factor 7, brain-like, translating into MAEKITAVEKYLTCHVCLETFRDPVSLSCNHSFCSSCLKQFWEKTGNKNCPICQRKSSKDNLNVNFALKELADSFAGRQKSGSSEGEERDKEEELVCREHQEEPRLFCVQEQRALCTVCHFPHDSSHRVIPVEEAVKDLKETLRCDFKSLQDKREKYQQLQKTYRDVVQESKKQLESTERQIRAQFNKLHQFLREEEESRLAALREEEEQKAERVSREMKRMEEQISSLSDCMAAVEAELQKASGAFLSSSRDAQSRARAQCSLSDPQLPSGLLIDVAKHLGNLSFSVWSKMKDLVHFTPLILDPNTAAGWLYLSDDLTSVRYGDTRQKLPDNPERFTKYCYVLGSEGFSSGKHSWEVEVGDLPVWVVGLAKESVDRRGERSASPKYGTWCLWHGDGKYTNGDGQPVRVKESLQRIRVQLDYDRGEVSFYDSGDLSHIYTHKDTFTEKLFPYFGVGPSAGAKTTTLTVCQAEITL